Within Trichoderma atroviride chromosome 2, complete sequence, the genomic segment TCAGGTGAGCGCGACCGTGAGTCGCGATGCCTCTTCCGCCGCTCATCCTCTTTATGCCTTCTCCTCTCACGATGATCATCAGAGCGCCCACGCGAATCCGAATCTCGATCTTTTGATCGCGTCCTCCTTGAATCATGCCTCTTGGTATCTGAATACCGTCTACGGTCTCGTCCGTCTCTTTCCGAATGCCTATCTCTATGTGCATCGCGGTGGCTTTCTTTGCGCAGCTGTCTGAGATCCTCATTCCTCTCCTCTTGTATTTTTTTGCGCTCTCTCTTCAACTCTCTAACTTGCTTGGCccctttcttcatcatggctaGCGGATCATTGGAATTGATTCGCTGAATGTCGCGAGTCTTGCGATCCGGATCCTCTCGTCCCCAGACGTTTTTTGCAGAGACATCTGGAGCGACTCCTTCCCCATGGGAGTACCAAGGTTGGCTAAttccatctttgccagcGGCGTTGGAGAAACGCATCGTATACTGGTCTTCGTATTCTcgctctttcttcttcctgtccGCTTCTGCTTCCGGGTTCTTCTCTGCATGCGCCCTCGCTCGCTCGTCGCCAAAAAGGTCGATGTGTCCGGCATGGTCAATTATCGGGGCTGAGCTTACCGGTTTGCGGCTGGATTCCACGATTGCATATGTCGCATCGTTCCTCTCCTTTGCTAGGCGTAGCTCAAACTCGGTATCGTCCTCTTCAGGCCGCTTTCTCCTCTTGCGACCACCACCAGGGAATTTCAATCGCGCATCGCTAGAGGCGTCTTTCGCATTGTCCGATTCGGCTTCGCGTTCGTCTTCTATGGGGGGCGGTACCTCGCCACGTAGAATTGCTAATCGCCTTTGAGCATCGACTTCTTGCATGCGCTGCTCCTCAGCTTGCTcagcggccttggcggccGCCTCATCTCTTCGGACGCGCGCGATGTTGTCGGCATTGTAGACGTTCCATGACTTTTTCCCTAACAGATGACTGCAGCCATACCCATGTTAGACACCTAGATCATAAATATAGGAAAGAAATGCAGGATACGTACAGTGGCATATTGGACTTTGTAAATGCTGCGTTTCTAGCAACCAAGGAAGCTTGTGATCGCCACTCTTACTTATCCATCTCCCATAGTTGCTTTGATAAGGCCGCGAGAAGCAGGAACGTGGGGCCAAGTGACGGCGATGACACTACCACTAACCTCAATCAGGCACATGGCACCCCGCCACAAGCTCCAgcatggcttctttggcgttACGTTGACCCTGACGCATCGCCCAGTGCCGTTTCAACATCTCTCTctactttctttttcctctcatACTCGCGACTACACACACGatttggcctttttcttctggtTAGAGATTTGAAATACAACAACAGAGTCGTTTCGTTTCAGCCATTTCCTAATAGACCGCGTCGAAACCATCTGCGACCATGTCTAGAGCCCCTCCAGGCGGTAACCCCGGTCGTTCCATGTTTGGCAACATGGGACTGCCAGGAGGCAATCCTCGAGTTcctccaggccaaggccagcgACCGCCTTCTTCAGGCTCATATCAACCCTATCCAGGTGCGCCTCAACCAGGATACGGCGGACCTAGCTCGCCGGGCAGGTCGCGAATGGGCGAGAAGGGGCCGTCCGGTGGCGGCCGAGTAGTCCAATTGCAAGTCGAGAAGGTTGCGGACAAGACTCTGCAATCAAGACTCATCTACGGAAACGTGTAAGTGATGCTATGCACTTCATTTCAAGATAGGAATACCACCTGACATTCCGGGCTAGTTGTGCTGTTTCTGCCGAAGACTTCCCTCCCCGACCTGACCGCTCCGACTATTATATCCTCCTCCGCGCTGGCCAGCCTCCTGGCGAGTTCGTCGTTACCGCCACGCCTATTCCTGGATTCCCGCGAGGCTGCATCAGCTTGTCTGACCCCCAGCGTACATGGTGTGGCGTTGCTATGAGAGACGTCTTCACCGGCGAGGTCTATGATCCTTTTGCGTCTGGCGGCAAGGCATACCTGGGCTCTCTAGATATAGAGATTGGGTTCGCTTctccgacgaagaagaccGAAGCACCTtacgatgaagacgaattGAGCAAAATCTTTATCAATACTTTCCAAAACCAGGTCCTTGCCCCTGGACAGAGAATCCTCATGGATGTTCGGAATATCCCACTCATGATCGTCGTCAAGACCGTTGGCTTGGTCGACTTGTCCACGGCAGATGACGCAGGCAGACAGATTCAGCGGGAATCTCATGCCAGAGGTATCCTGACCAACCAGACCCGGGTTCTATTCCACCGCGATGCAAAGGGAGATTTCAACCTCAAGCCATCTGCTACAAAGCCAAACTCAAATGCCATCTTGGCCCCTGATTTCAAATTCGAGGACATGGGAATTGGTGGCTTGGGAGATGAGTTTTCTACCATCTTCCGTCGTGCATTTGCATCTCGTGTTTTCCCGCCTGGCTTGGTTGCCAAAATGGGCATCCCGCACGTCAGGGGAATGCTTCTTTACGGCCCTCCTGGAACAGGAAAGACGTTGATTGCGAGACAGATTGGCCACATGCTCAACGCCAGGCCGCCCAAGGTCATCAATGGCCCTGAAGTCTTGAACAAATTTGTTGGTCAGTCCGAAGAGAATATTCGAAAGCTCTTTGCAGATGCCGAAAAAGAAtacaaggaaaagggagatgAGAGTGGCCTtcacatcatcatctttgatgaGTTGGATGCCGTCTGCAAGCAGCGTGgatctggagctggcggTGGCACTGGCGTTGGTGACAGTGTTGTCAACCAGCTTCTATCGAAGCTAGATGGTGTCGACCAATTGAACAACATTCTTTTGATTGGAATGACCAATCGAAAGGACATGATCGACGATGCTCTTCTGCGACCTGGCCGTCTTGAGGTCCATCTCGAAATCTCTCTTCCTGATGAAGAAGGACGACTGGAAATCATCAAGATTCATACCTCAAAAATGAGCACCAACGGTATCTTGGACCCGAATGTCAACTTTGAGGAGCTGGCAGCTCTTACCAAGAACTATTCCGGTGCCGAAATCAACGGTCTtgtcaaggcagcagcatcctttgccttctcACGACATACAGAAGTGGGACAGCTTGCGGCAGTGAAGAATGACGTTGCGAACATGAGGGTAAACCGTGATGACTTTATGAATGCCTTGACCGAGGTTCGTCCCGCCTACGGAGTGTCTGAGGCCGAACTTGATGAAGCGGTTAGATTGGGCATCATTCCTTACGGCCCGCACATCGATCCTACCATTCAGGAGATGATGCGCGTTGTGGGCATGATCAAAGAAGACCCCAATAAATTCAGCACCTCTGTGCTCTTCCATGGCCCAAGATCTTCCGGAAAGACGGCTTTGGCGGCGCATATTGCTATGCAATCTGGATTCCCTTTTGTTAAGCTCGTGACGCCGGCTGACCTCGTGGGCTACCGAGATGAATTTGCCAAGAAGGACTACATTCACAAAGCCTTTGCGGATGCCTACAAATCGCCGTCCAGTATCCTCATTCTGGACGATTTTGAGCGGTTGATTGGCTGGAACCCCATTGGACCGCGATTTTCTAATGTCATGCTCGAAGCCCTGACTACACTCATCGTGTCAAAGCCTCCCAAGGTAAGAAAATAAATTGTATCAACTGGTTATTCTAGAATGTCTTGGCTAATATTTATCGACAGGGTCATCGACTCCTTATTTTTGTAACAACATCAAAGGCCTCGGTGCTCAAGATGCTCGAGGTTGACCAGGATTTCGCTAAAAAGGTAGCTGTGCCCGCAGTTTCAAACTTGCGCGAACTGGCTGTTGTCCTCCACGAATCCAGAGTTTTGAACTCGGCAGATGTCAACCAAGCTATCAACCTTATCCAAGAGCGTACAGGATCGGAGTCGGTGGCTGTTGGAGTCAAGACGGTTCTGGACTGTGTCTTTGAAGCCCGAGCCGGAAGTGGCACCAGCAATGTGGTGGAAACACTATCAGATCTTTTGGTTGAGAAGATACAAGAGATGATACTTTAGACGCTTTTACATACAATATTACATGTACAACGGGAGAAGAACATTTATGATGCCGTAATGGCTTGGTCATAGAAGACTATATATTGaataataaagtataaataGAAAGAAGATCCGGAACAAACATTCCTAGATCTCCAACTCCCTATGACTATACGCTCATTTCGTTATTTCTAATTCTTATGTCCTGACTTGTAAGCTCTAATCTTTCGGGCTGACCTCTCCTTTTGACAAACACAGGGGGCCACTGCGAAATATGCAGATCAAATCTCCATAACAGTAGCTGCGCAGAATTGTCCTTTACAGCGATTCATCGACTGTGCACTGTCTCTCCCAAAAAATGGTAAAAGCCATATAACAATCATTGCCAGTAGGAAGAGGAAGGTGTTGCAGGGTGCTGAAATGACTTACCTACCCGTAG encodes:
- a CDS encoding uncharacterized protein (BUSCO:EOG092D0KBR), with amino-acid sequence MSRAPPGGNPGRSMFGNMGLPGGNPRVPPGQGQRPPSSGSYQPYPGAPQPGYGGPSSPGRSRMGEKGPSGGGRVVQLQVEKVADKTLQSRLIYGNVCAVSAEDFPPRPDRSDYYILLRAGQPPGEFVVTATPIPGFPRGCISLSDPQRTWCGVAMRDVFTGEVYDPFASGGKAYLGSLDIEIGFASPTKKTEAPYDEDELSKIFINTFQNQVLAPGQRILMDVRNIPLMIVVKTVGLVDLSTADDAGRQIQRESHARGILTNQTRVLFHRDAKGDFNLKPSATKPNSNAILAPDFKFEDMGIGGLGDEFSTIFRRAFASRVFPPGLVAKMGIPHVRGMLLYGPPGTGKTLIARQIGHMLNARPPKVINGPEVLNKFVGQSEENIRKLFADAEKEYKEKGDESGLHIIIFDELDAVCKQRGSGAGGGTGVGDSVVNQLLSKLDGVDQLNNILLIGMTNRKDMIDDALLRPGRLEVHLEISLPDEEGRLEIIKIHTSKMSTNGILDPNVNFEELAALTKNYSGAEINGLVKAAASFAFSRHTEVGQLAAVKNDVANMRVNRDDFMNALTEVRPAYGVSEAELDEAVRLGIIPYGPHIDPTIQEMMRVVGMIKEDPNKFSTSVLFHGPRSSGKTALAAHIAMQSGFPFVKLVTPADLVGYRDEFAKKDYIHKAFADAYKSPSSILILDDFERLIGWNPIGPRFSNVMLEALTTLIVSKPPKGHRLLIFVTTSKASVLKMLEVDQDFAKKVAVPAVSNLRELAVVLHESRVLNSADVNQAINLIQERTGSESVAVGVKTVLDCVFEARAGSGTSNVVETLSDLLVEKIQEMIL
- a CDS encoding uncharacterized protein (EggNog:ENOG41) — translated: MPLHLLGKKSWNVYNADNIARVRRDEAAAKAAEQAEEQRMQEVDAQRRLAILRGEVPPPIEDEREAESDNAKDASSDARLKFPGGGRKRRKRPEEDDTEFELRLAKERNDATYAIVESSRKPVSSAPIIDHAGHIDLFGDERARAHAEKNPEAEADRKKKEREYEDQYTMRFSNAAGKDGISQPWYSHGEGVAPDVSAKNVWGREDPDRKTRDIQRINSNDPLAMMKKGAKQVRELKRERKKIQEERNEDLRQLRKESHRDAHRDRHSERDGRDRRRYSDTKRHDSRRTRSKDRDSDSRGRSDDHRERRRHKEDERRKRHRDSRSRSPDRRRHRH